One window from the genome of Betaproteobacteria bacterium encodes:
- the sdhC gene encoding succinate dehydrogenase, cytochrome b556 subunit, producing the protein MTTAPKQRPKYYDLNLAHLPVPGLVSIFHRISGALLFFPVIPALLYLMQATLGTEAGWLRWKGALADPMAKAILVAFVWLYAHHFFAGIRYLLLDLHVGIAREPARASARLVFGLGAVATLLIAWRLW; encoded by the coding sequence ATGACAACTGCGCCCAAGCAGAGGCCGAAGTACTACGATCTGAACCTCGCGCACCTGCCTGTACCGGGGCTTGTCTCCATATTCCACCGAATCTCCGGCGCGCTGCTCTTCTTTCCCGTCATTCCCGCCTTGCTCTACTTGATGCAGGCGACCCTCGGCACGGAAGCCGGCTGGCTGCGCTGGAAGGGCGCGCTTGCGGACCCGATGGCCAAGGCGATCCTCGTCGCCTTCGTCTGGCTCTACGCGCACCATTTCTTCGCCGGCATCCGCTACCTGCTGCTCGATCTGCATGTGGGGATCGCGAGGGAGCCGGCGCGCGCCTCCGCCCGGCTCGTTTTCGGGCTGGGCGCCGTGGCCACGCTGCTCATCGCGTGGAGGCTCTGGTAA
- the sdhD gene encoding succinate dehydrogenase, hydrophobic membrane anchor protein has translation MASAKNPVGAHYGLGAWLLQRLTAVLMAAWTVFMLALVLWSPPASYSDWKAMFSGSFVRLATMLFFLALLYHAWVGVRDIVMDYVKPTGLRLALQTLAGTALVFYLVWSVSILWGR, from the coding sequence ATGGCCAGCGCGAAGAACCCCGTCGGCGCGCACTACGGGCTCGGTGCCTGGCTGCTGCAGCGCCTCACCGCCGTGCTCATGGCGGCCTGGACGGTCTTCATGCTGGCGCTCGTCCTGTGGAGCCCGCCGGCAAGCTACTCGGACTGGAAGGCGATGTTCTCGGGCTCCTTCGTACGCCTGGCCACGATGCTCTTCTTCCTGGCGCTCCTCTACCACGCCTGGGTGGGCGTGCGCGACATCGTCATGGACTACGTGAAGCCCACGGGACTGCGCCTGGCGCTGCAGACGCTCGCGGGAACGGCGCTCGTGTTCTACCTCGTGTGGTCCGTTTCAATCCTCTGGGGCAGGTGA
- a CDS encoding succinate dehydrogenase flavoprotein subunit: MAIAVRKFDAVIVGAGGSGLRAALELSNTGLRVAVLSKVFPTRSHTVAAQGGVGAALGNMGEDNWHWHMYDTIKGSDWLGDQDAIEFMCRMAPEVVIELEHFGMPFDRNENGTIYQRPFGGHTQNFGERPVQRSCCAADRTGHAMLHTLYQRNVLAKTQFFVEWMALDLVRDADGTVLGVTALEMETGDVVLFQGKATLFATGGAGRIFSSSTNAFINTGDGLGMAARAGIPLEDMEFWQFHPTGVAGAGVLITEGVRGEGGILLNKSGERFMERYAPTMKDLASRDVVSRAMATEIKEGRGAGEHADYILLKLDHLGPEVIDKRLPGIREIALKFANVDCAKDPIPVVPTAHYQMGGIPSNYRGEVVVPMGGNPAAAVAGLYAAGECGCASIHGANRLGTNSLTDLLVMGKSAGLSMTEFIRTQGAAHRVLPRDAGDRSIARLARLDAQEGGEDVSAVRDEIQRTMQAHCGVFRFPDLMHQGVEKIRALGGRMARTQVKDKSKVFNTARIEALELDNLYEVARAAMVCAEARKESRGAHDRADFHARDDQNWLKHSLWYKEGDRLDYKAVNLKPLSVDSIEPKARVY, from the coding sequence ATGGCGATTGCGGTTCGCAAGTTCGATGCGGTGATCGTGGGGGCCGGCGGCTCGGGCCTGCGCGCCGCGCTGGAGCTTTCCAACACCGGCCTCAGGGTCGCGGTGCTGTCGAAGGTCTTCCCGACACGCTCGCACACGGTGGCCGCGCAAGGCGGGGTGGGTGCCGCGCTCGGCAACATGGGCGAGGACAACTGGCACTGGCACATGTACGACACCATCAAGGGCTCGGACTGGCTGGGCGACCAGGATGCGATCGAGTTCATGTGCCGCATGGCCCCCGAAGTGGTGATCGAGCTCGAGCACTTCGGCATGCCCTTCGACCGCAACGAGAACGGCACGATCTACCAGCGTCCCTTCGGCGGCCACACGCAGAATTTCGGCGAACGCCCCGTGCAGCGCTCGTGCTGCGCGGCGGACCGCACCGGCCACGCGATGCTGCATACGCTCTACCAGCGCAATGTCCTGGCGAAGACGCAGTTCTTCGTCGAGTGGATGGCGCTCGACCTCGTGCGCGATGCCGACGGCACGGTGCTGGGGGTGACGGCCCTGGAGATGGAGACGGGGGACGTCGTCCTCTTCCAGGGCAAGGCGACACTCTTCGCGACCGGGGGAGCAGGGCGCATCTTTTCCTCGTCCACGAATGCCTTCATCAACACGGGCGACGGCCTGGGCATGGCCGCGCGCGCCGGCATTCCGCTCGAGGACATGGAGTTCTGGCAGTTCCATCCCACGGGGGTTGCCGGCGCGGGCGTGCTCATCACGGAGGGCGTCCGGGGCGAGGGCGGGATCCTGCTCAACAAGAGCGGCGAGCGCTTCATGGAGCGCTACGCGCCGACCATGAAGGACCTCGCCTCGCGCGACGTGGTGTCGCGCGCCATGGCCACCGAGATCAAGGAAGGGCGGGGCGCGGGAGAGCATGCCGACTACATCCTGCTCAAGCTCGACCACCTCGGGCCCGAGGTCATCGACAAGCGCCTGCCGGGCATCCGCGAGATCGCCCTCAAGTTCGCCAACGTCGATTGCGCGAAGGACCCGATACCGGTCGTTCCGACCGCCCACTACCAGATGGGCGGTATTCCCTCCAATTACCGCGGCGAGGTCGTCGTGCCGATGGGCGGAAATCCGGCCGCGGCCGTGGCCGGGCTGTACGCCGCGGGCGAGTGCGGCTGCGCCTCGATCCACGGCGCCAACCGCCTGGGGACGAACTCGCTCACCGACCTGCTGGTGATGGGCAAGAGTGCGGGCCTGAGCATGACGGAATTCATCCGCACGCAGGGCGCCGCGCATCGGGTGCTGCCGCGCGATGCCGGGGACCGATCGATCGCCCGCCTGGCACGACTCGACGCGCAGGAGGGGGGCGAGGACGTCTCCGCCGTCCGCGACGAGATCCAGCGCACGATGCAGGCGCACTGCGGCGTGTTCCGCTTTCCGGACCTCATGCACCAGGGCGTCGAGAAGATCCGCGCGCTGGGCGGGCGGATGGCGCGAACGCAGGTCAAGGACAAGTCGAAGGTCTTCAACACCGCCCGCATCGAGGCCCTCGAACTCGACAACCTTTACGAAGTCGCGCGCGCGGCCATGGTCTGCGCCGAGGCGCGCAAGGAATCGCGCGGGGCGCACGACCGCGCGGATTTCCACGCGCGCGACGACCAGAACTGGCTCAAGCACTCCCTCTGGTACAAGGAGGGCGACCGCCTCGACTACAAGGCGGTGAACCTGAAGCCCCTCTCGGTGGATTCCATCGAGCCCAAGGCGCGGGTGTATTGA
- a CDS encoding succinate dehydrogenase iron-sulfur subunit — MKFRIQRYDPDKDARPYFQDYDVAMGPADRMLLDALVRIKSIDDTLSLRRSCREGVCGSDAMNINGKNGLACITKLADLAEPVVIKALPGLPIIRDLIVDMTLFFDQYHSVKPWVIDNAPMPEKERMQSPEERAELDGLYECILCACCSTSCPSFWWNPDKFVGPAGLLNAYRFIADSRDQALNERLDDLEDPYRLFRCHSIMNCVDVCPKGLNPTLAIGRIKELMVRRAV; from the coding sequence ATGAAATTCAGAATCCAGCGCTACGACCCGGACAAGGACGCCCGTCCCTATTTCCAGGATTACGACGTGGCCATGGGCCCGGCGGACCGGATGCTCCTCGACGCGCTGGTGCGCATCAAGTCCATCGACGACACCCTGTCGCTTCGCCGGTCCTGCCGCGAAGGCGTGTGCGGGTCGGATGCGATGAACATCAACGGCAAGAACGGACTGGCGTGCATCACGAAACTGGCCGACCTTGCGGAGCCGGTGGTCATCAAGGCGCTGCCGGGGCTGCCGATCATCCGCGACCTGATCGTGGACATGACGCTGTTCTTCGACCAGTACCACTCGGTGAAGCCCTGGGTCATCGACAATGCCCCCATGCCGGAGAAGGAACGGATGCAATCGCCCGAGGAGCGCGCCGAGCTCGACGGGCTTTACGAATGCATCCTCTGCGCCTGCTGCTCGACCTCGTGCCCGTCCTTCTGGTGGAACCCGGACAAGTTCGTCGGGCCAGCGGGGCTCCTCAACGCCTACCGCTTCATCGCGGACAGCCGCGACCAGGCCCTGAACGAGCGTCTCGACGACCTCGAGGATCCCTACCGGCTGTTCCGCTGCCACAGCATCATGAATTGTGTCGATGTCTGCCCGAAGGGGCTCAATCCGACGCTTGCCATCGGCAGGATCAAGGAATTGATGGTCCGCCGGGCCGTATAG
- a CDS encoding succinate dehydrogenase assembly factor 2 encodes MERLKWRSRRGLLELDIVLTRFWSECGEELDDSDAGRLAKLLAMPDNDLLDLVMGRRSCPDPALQPLLQRLKAA; translated from the coding sequence ATGGAACGGCTCAAGTGGCGCAGCCGCCGCGGGTTGCTCGAGCTCGATATCGTGCTCACGCGCTTCTGGTCGGAATGCGGGGAAGAGCTGGACGATTCGGACGCGGGGCGGCTTGCGAAACTGCTGGCCATGCCGGACAACGATCTTCTCGACCTGGTGATGGGGCGGCGATCATGCCCCGATCCGGCCCTGCAACCGCTTTTGCAACGACTGAAGGCCGCCTGA
- the gltA gene encoding citrate (Si)-synthase, which yields MEAKGKATLTYDDGKTLDLPIYGGSVGPEVIDIRALYGKTGKFTYDPGFLSTASCSSKITYIDGDAGVLMYRGYPIEQLAQHCDFLEVCYLLLNGELPKAAQKASFDRTVTMHTMVHEQLARLFQGFRRDSHPMAVMVGVVGALSAFYHDSLDINNPEHREISAFRLIAKLPTIVAMAYKYNMGQPFMYPKNNLDYTSNFMRMMFGVPAEEYEVNPVLVRALDRILILHADHEQNASTSTVRLAGSSGANPFACIASGIACLWGPAHGGANEAALQMLMDIQKDGGVDKLGEFVKKVKDKNSGVKLMGFGHRVYKNYDPRAKLMQETCREVLDVLGLHDDPLFKLAMALEKVALEDEYFVSRKLYPNVDFYSGIVQRALGIPVSMFTCIFSLARTVGWIAQWNEMISDPELKIGRPRQLYNGATKRDVVPRASRG from the coding sequence ATGGAAGCCAAAGGCAAGGCAACGCTCACCTACGATGACGGCAAGACCCTCGATCTGCCGATCTACGGCGGTTCCGTCGGCCCGGAGGTCATCGACATCCGGGCGCTCTACGGCAAGACCGGCAAGTTCACCTATGATCCGGGCTTCCTGTCCACGGCGAGCTGCAGCTCGAAGATCACCTATATCGACGGGGACGCGGGCGTCCTCATGTACCGCGGCTATCCGATCGAGCAGCTGGCCCAGCACTGCGACTTCCTGGAGGTCTGCTACCTGCTGCTCAACGGCGAGCTGCCCAAGGCGGCGCAGAAGGCGTCGTTCGACCGGACCGTCACGATGCACACGATGGTGCACGAGCAGCTCGCGCGCCTCTTCCAGGGCTTCCGGCGCGACTCCCACCCGATGGCCGTGATGGTGGGCGTGGTGGGCGCGCTGTCGGCGTTCTATCACGACTCCCTCGACATCAATAACCCGGAGCATCGCGAGATCTCGGCCTTTCGCCTCATCGCGAAGCTGCCGACCATCGTCGCCATGGCCTACAAGTACAACATGGGCCAGCCGTTCATGTACCCGAAGAACAACCTCGACTACACCTCGAACTTCATGCGCATGATGTTCGGCGTGCCGGCCGAGGAATACGAGGTGAACCCGGTGCTGGTGCGCGCGCTGGACCGCATCCTGATCCTGCATGCCGACCACGAGCAGAACGCCTCCACGTCCACGGTGCGCCTGGCCGGATCGTCGGGCGCCAACCCCTTTGCCTGCATCGCCTCCGGCATCGCCTGCCTGTGGGGGCCCGCCCACGGCGGCGCCAACGAAGCGGCGCTGCAGATGCTCATGGACATCCAGAAGGATGGCGGCGTGGACAAGCTCGGCGAGTTCGTGAAGAAGGTGAAGGACAAGAACTCCGGCGTGAAGCTCATGGGGTTCGGCCATCGCGTGTACAAGAACTACGACCCGCGCGCCAAGCTGATGCAGGAGACCTGCCGTGAAGTGCTCGACGTGCTGGGCCTGCACGACGACCCGCTCTTCAAGCTCGCGATGGCACTCGAGAAGGTGGCGCTGGAGGACGAGTATTTCGTCTCCCGCAAGCTCTATCCCAACGTCGATTTCTACTCGGGCATCGTGCAGCGTGCCCTGGGCATCCCGGTCTCGATGTTCACGTGCATCTTCTCGCTTGCCCGCACCGTGGGCTGGATCGCGCAGTGGAACGAGATGATCTCCGATCCAGAGCTGAAGATCGGCCGCCCGCGCCAGCTCTACAACGGCGCCACGAAGAGAGACGTCGTTCCGCGCGCCAGTCGCGGCTGA